The Kryptolebias marmoratus isolate JLee-2015 linkage group LG1, ASM164957v2, whole genome shotgun sequence sequence ACCACTCAGGCTCTCAGTTGCCTTCAGCTCTTTTCATTTCCTATTGTGTTGGGCTGTTTGTTGTTACACTCACAGTGACACTTAGCTGCTGTGGAAATCCTGTCAGTGTGATAAATGTTGGCTTCTTGCTCAGCTGAGGCTTTTTAAGAGGTTTGTTGAGCCCTCATACACAGGCATAATTAACAGCCTCACTCTTAAAACGCCCACATCCGTGTTCGAGTCTGCTGtaaaaaaatttgatttgtgttgaaatgctcagagtatgtgtagaagatgactctcatctactaccacataaactaTACCTCATTAAGTGTAATTTTATGtacgttatagccatttttgtgtaggcaaTGAAGATTAGTTGTGGTACGTTGACTCCAAAATGCCATGCAGTCACAgaagtccatccagtgattacttcctgaaagtttcattaaaattcatccagtggttcatgagatattatatCTGTACTGTAACAGTACAAACTATtgaacacaagcacacacacggGGGAAAAAACGTTTTTGTTCCACCTTTGTGGGCAATAAAGATGTGAATTAGTTGTAAAATTGTTTATACCTTACAAATAATAGAGCTGTTTTgctctaatttatttaaataatgggtttaatttttgtttttatccttcaGGGGTTGCAAGGACCAAGAGTGAGTAATTATCCACACCTGTACTATTATTCTTTGCAGAGTATGGAAAGAATAtattatataattttatataaactgaaacctttttttaggGATCTCCTGGACCTCAAGGACCACCTGGACCACCAGTAAGTTATTCTTTTTGCGTATTTTTCACATGAAAAAGACTGATTCTTATCATACATTCAGTAACACTTGAGCacttgcagttttaaaaatcttttaagtGTGTTCTGAAGCGTATTCAGATCAATAACTACAGACTAAAATTAAGAGTATTTGCATGATTTAAATATGGCACTATTGGAGGAAGTGTTTAGGTATCCATAGCCATAAATACAGTATTTAAGTATATTTTgagtattttaatattttgtcagGAGTCCTTTGCAGGCAACGACTGCTTGAAGCCTGAACCTACTTGTGATTGGTGCGGCTGCTCAAGCTGTTCTTTGTATTTCATTCTAACATTTTCATGAATTTTATTATCAGTTGAAAAGGCtttacacaaagaaataaatttgtATATCCCTTTTGATTCATTAAGAGTAACTGTATACCCTACAGCTATTTGCTGCACAACAATCAGACCTGAGTTTCTTTGGAACAATGTTCTCAGCCTGCCTatctctttaaaacatttctggcACAGCCAACATTGATGACAAAGTCCTGTTTCCTTGATGGATCTGAAGTgatcacataaaaacatatCAAAGAAATTTGGATTCAATGTtacaaaatatatacagtaacTGTGAGCAGATTGTGTTATTTATCCAATAATCTTTATTGTTACacctgctgtttttctgctgtaaaataataaaaccgcTTACAGCTGACAGCTCTTCTTTGCTGCATTTAATATGATTAATTTCCTGTGCGTTCATTGCTCATTTCCTGTGCATTCATTAATGTGCCTCAGCTTATCTGCATATTCAGTGAGAATTGAACACCATGGCCAACACTCTAGATTAGGATTTACAGAattgctcacaaacacacacacgcacacattgTTTAGTGgcttttacagaaataaatatcagGGAAAACCactttaacaatgttttttccTATTGGTTTTAGGGGCTTCCCAGTTCTGCATTTTTACTGGTGAGTATGTTTCCCCTGACATCTTAATTTGAGCTTTGAACGTGACACGgtacaaattaaagtttcttttgCTGGCAGAAGAATGAAGCTCTTGGTGCTGCTCTTGAATTCCTCATTGATTCACATGCTGCTCTCAAACAAGAGGTCAGTTTTAAGGAAAACCAAAAGCAATAGCTTATTATTTTAGTCTTTATAAACTGTGAGGCATTGTGCAAACTTAAACATAGAATTGTTACTGTAGCACAGTAATATTCGATGATCAACTATGTGTTCAAAACCTAAACCACTGTGTAATGCCCTGCTAACATCAGAATTTTCCAAGCACGGACTTGCCCATGTTAGACCAGGGCACAGAGGTCCTAAAGACCCTCCAGCATCTCAGCACGCTTGTCCAAAGTCTGAGGAACCCGCTGGGAACTCGAGACAATCCCGCCCGAATCTGCAGAGACCTGTACAACTGTGAGCAGCGACTGCACGACGGTGAGAAGCCCTTTTACCGTGTTCATTGTTTCTGTGCTCATGATCCTTCTGTCTCCGTTCGTCtgatctttcttcttttctggcAGGTTCATATTGGGTTGATCCAAACCTCGGCTGCAGCACTGACAGCATTGAGGTGACATGCAACTTcactgctggaggacagactTGCCTTAAACCTATCACAGTCTCCAAGGTTGGGAtttcctttttataaaaatgtgccacagctaaataaatcaaacacgAATACTTTGGTAGCTTACAGTTCTGACAGTGGATAAAGAATTTCCTGATTGCATTcatttttgtggaaaatgttctggttttgtcTTTAGATTTCTCAAGAATTAAAGCTTAGAGTTTGGGATGGGGGCATTCGAGTGCAAATAAGAGCACATCTGTCCATTTTCTTGCTTTATAAAAGGCTTAGCACCAATTGGATGGAATATCATAGTGGTGAATTTAAAAGCATTGCATTAAATTTTCAGGCTTAGCCATTATCAAAAGCATGCCCCTTTGGCAAGTAACCCTCTGGAATGTTAATCTATTCCTCATCCACTGGAGATATGTTTCATCCTTAAGATATTGCAATAAAACACCATGCTGTACACAGTAAGTAAAAATGTAGCCTGGCCCGTTTTCGTTATTCACTTTGCATAAACTGCAGTGAGAATAATGAAAATTGACAGTCACATTTAAGGCAAAATCTGTGGTCCAGATGTTACTCATTCAAATTTATAGCACTGTTAAAACCTGTTATTGGTGTCCAAAATGATTGGGCTCCAGATTCCCTTTTACAAagattatctttttatttaatatgtttaaatcAGGATAATTTGAGGGAAAAACTCAGAGAGACAGGCTTTTTACAGTTTGACTTGACGTAAATCCTCTCTGTCTCTAGTTGGAGGTAGGAGTGGGTCGCATCCAGATGAACTTCATCCACCTGTTGAGCACTGAGGCCGTGCAGCACATCATCATTCACTGTCTGAATGCATCTGTGTGGGCAGCAGGGCCCTCTGAGCAGCCTTCATCCAAGGCTGTGAGCTTCAAGGCCTGGTCAGGGGAGAAGATTCAGCCGGGAGACCTGCTGGAGCCTCTCATACCCAGGGACGACTGCTGGGTGAGgtctttttattcccatttttttacaccaaataCCCAGAATACTATGATGCAGATGCTTTAAGCCCAATAAGTTAGAAGgtggggtttatttttttatgtggtgAATTTGGAGGCCAATCGAGCACACTTCAGATGTTATTAATCAGATCAGTCCACCTTCTTCCAGTGTGCTTCCTAAAAACACTTTGGTTTGACTTACGTTgaacctattttcagtcactttggttctttctgtaggtaaacaaacttTCATGGTAGTTAGCATCCGGTCACAAACTCCAAtagcaatttttttaaaatttaaggaCACAAAACATCGATATGAGAAACTATTgttaaaattttgtttcttactttatgataTCTTGCAATGAGCACCTTTTAATGTCTATACACAACCGATATAATCACTTTCCTGACATATTCATAATAACAtcttatgttttttaaacttttcttcgTCCAGTCTCAGATTGTAGCAGACATTAATAACTTTTCACCCTTGTTCCACAATTAATCCACAGATATTACCAGCCATGATTTGTTTAGAGACcagttcaaattaaaactgcttccagtgaggacaggaggacggaaatgtttaaattggaatttaattttgtaaaatcttCTAAATCATTTTGTGTAACAAATACAGCTTTCATTTTCAGATCAAAGATGGACGCTGGCATCAGACGCACTTCATCTTTCAAAGTCAGGACCCAAACTTGCTTCCTATAGTGGTCGTGCATGACTTGCCGACCACGGAACCCGGCGCACGGTTTCACCTGGAGGTTGGCCCCGTGTGCTTCCTGTAAGGGCCCCCGCCGCGGGGCTTAAAAGACTCCTCAAAGGAGTGACGGCATTGAAGTTTTGTTCTGGGGAGACTGAAGCTTCAACGATCCCCTCCCTGTTCTATCCTTATGAAATATGCTTGGActgcagaaacaggagaaaaaggCTGATTGAAATAGCAAAGAGAAGATTTCTGGCACTTGTCAGCTGATGGAAAACAATAATAAGCTCCTTTTTCAAAGATGTGGCTGACTCCTGTGGAAGGAATATGAACATCTTTCATCTCTCAGACCATGTTGTATCATATTTTTCTTCTGGTCTGATACTGTTTTCAAACAAGAAATAAGATCtgtacagaaatataaaacatctgcaaatttattaacacattttaatgtttgaagtaTTATTTATACATGTACTGTATATTGTGGTATGAAGTGCAATGGTTATTATTTTACAGCCTTTAGAGATTTACAGTATTACAGTCTTACCACTCATTCAGGTATGGAGCGTGCCTCAAACCTAAGACTCCAGATAATTGTGGtgctgtttgtgcagaaatgttCACACGATTGAGCGTTGTTTCAGTGTGAACGTGGAGCACAGATTTCCACAGTCTGTCGAGCTGCTACCTCGTTCTGCACCTCTAATCTGACGGCAAACAAAAGCTGTGACCTGATCTAATCTGGGACGACACAGAGGTGACACCTGGTGCTGCGACGGCTGATAAACTCCTGTCGGCTCTCCTCTAACCCATCTCTGTGCTTTAAAAGGGAAgaatgtcaaatatttacacacacggacctgattttgttttttcaaatcttcttttttaagaTTCTGAGACTATAAATTAAGTTTGTCTTGTCAAAGTGTAACTGTATAAATATGCAAAGGTTTTGTATcagtggattttatttaaatatttaaattctgtttagCTCTCCACCTCAAAAGCAGGCATCAGCGTTGTGTTTTCAGTCCATCACTGCTCATGTAGAGCTTTAAATGATTGGTCACTTCAATCTGCAAACTCAGAGGATTTCAGATTATTACCATGGTAGATAAGCTCACGGTGTTCGGTGTGTACAGATGTTTTACAGTGAATGATGTCAAATGACTCCACAGCTAATTcaataaaagtatgaaaattTTGTTCATAAGCAGCTTTCACAATCTTTGTAAACTATTTTAACACCACTTCAGAATAGTTttgtctgattaaaaaaaggacacGACACACAGTCTGTTTAGACTTTTTATTCTCAGGTTTATCGTGGGCACATGGCATGGCGACCCCCATCGACGGGTAGCGTCACTCCGGTGATGAAGCTGGCAGCATCGGAGGCCAGGAAGGCGATGCTGTGcgccacctcctccacctcgcCTGGCCGACCGAGGGCGTGGGTCTGTTTGCACTTCTCTAGAAACTGAGGAGGAACAGACAACAGGTTTTTACATACACAAGCACTTTTCTTCTGAGGTTTTGGAATTCATGTGGCTGtcaagaaaggaagaaaaaacaaacaaaccacagtATCTGAACTGACTGAGTCTGTAAATAAGCTACTTTTTCATTGCAGCTTCACGGAATCCTGAATGTTTGAACCAAGCGACCAGCGAGTGTGGCCGTGTTTTGTGAAACCAGTTCTTTAAGATTGAGGCCTATTTTTGTGCACAGCCTTTCCCACATCATATCCATCTCAGCCCGTTTAGACATCCTCCCCTACATTTATAATTCAATCTACTGCAGCAGATTTCAACTggttttgtaattatttatcatcCGTGTGGTTTTTAGATCTGGACGTTCGGGGATAGCCTTGGATATTTTCTGTCCTAAGGAGATGTCAGATTACAGAATTAGCAATCTGGAATTACAAAACCTACATTTTGAGAAGGATTCAGGACATCTGCAACTATTCTGGGAGAAAATTGGCCGCACAAATTTTTTGAATATGCTCAAAACTGTGAGCTTCTGTGACTGGTGTGAGGAGGAgagactccctcacaaatgTAGTTTCCACCAATAAGAAACACAATACCAGACCACAATACCAGACAAAAGTCTTTCAGACCTCAAAATCATCTCAAACAAACAGCACTGTGTTAAACTGTGGTGAAAAGAAGCCATAAAATGAACAACATGTAATCAGGTTCAGGCgcggaggaaaaaaaattctaattagTGAAGTGAATTTTCAAAGATAAAACCTAGAATAACTAAAGTTTCAAcagtgcttttgtttatttgatctGTCTGATTTCTCTGAACAGTAGAATGGGACAAATAATTCCTCTGCTGCAGTGTGTCTGTTCATGTGACTGCTGCATTTAACGCCTATCATCAATAGATGCTACGAGGTATGACCTAGGAGAGCCTTTGTGGGGTAATCCAGACACAACAGACAGgattagctgctgtgtgtttAATGAAAAGCAGAATGTGTGAATGTTTGCTCAATCTTACAATCCAAGGTTTTCTATACAGATCAGCTTTATTACCTGAGCGTACTGATCATCATCCAGACCTGCTCGCCTGTGGACTTCTGTGATGATCACTCCAGGactaaagagagaaaaggatTTTAAACAGAGGTAACAGATTTTGAAGTCAAACGACAAAATGGCACAAGTTTTAAAAGTGGAATTATGTTTAAAAGTGTAACGTACCAGACCGCATTCACTCTGACTTGTTTGGATGCCAgctctgcaataaaaaaagaagcccttatttgattttctgtgtttattttacacttttacgTATAAAAATGAGTCAACTCACCGAGTGCTACACAACGTGTGAACTGATCAATGGCAGACTTGGACATGCAGTAAGCCAGCACACCAGGAAACTACagggagaatttaaaaaaaaaaatcacatttatgtCATAATAGTcaataattaaaaagagaaataatgtACAGTGGTGCTGACACTGAAGTAAAAACACTTACTGATCTCTGACCGTTCACACTGGATACATTAACGATGGAGCCTTTAGTTTTGATCAGGTGGGGCACACAGAGCTGAGTCAGGTGGTAAACAGATCTGGAAACAAAGTGAAGGAGACAAAATCAAGTTTCCTTGAAAAATTcaccaaaaaccaaacaaacgtGAAGGCGTAACTTTGTGTTCTCAAAGCTTCTagtaaatctttaaaacaaaactccaaatttttatttttgcaaaaatgctAATTATCCAACATCTATGGCTGGCTTCATCAGTGCTACAATAATAAAATCTCACATTTACACGTTTAGATTAGGTGGCTGCTGAGAGGCGACTGTAGACTcgacatttacagtaaatgaagGTGTTGTGGTCCAATGTgggaaaccaaaccaaacaatttttattcctttcttttCCCCATGAACATTAACAGGCAATGcatatttattagtaattataCAGAAAAACCACAACTGATAATCAGAGAATATCCTGAAAGTCCTCCTAATAACTGAGAACTTAATAAAAATCTTCtgcctgaagctgcagctgcaagAGTAACAAAACCTAATgaaaaggtaaattaaaaaatagatgGATATAATCAAGAACAAAGTTTGCTAAATAATTCTTCAGTTGATGCGAGACAGGAAATATCATATCATACTTCAGGTACGGAGAATTCCTTTCTGCATGTTTGTAAAAccattttctggttttattcagATGTTGCAACTTCAGAAAAATGCTTCCTTGGCTTTGGGAAAGACACAtgtataaatattgtttatagttctttttgtttctcagcaGAACAGTGTAACTACTCATTTCTAAAACATCTTTATCCGACAATAAGTCTCTTGGAAACACAAACCAGCCAACACCCAGTGTGGATAACTCTGGGAAACTCTCTGGTTTGGAACCTCCTACCTGACGTTGACGTTCATGACCTTGTCGTACTGAGCCAGCTCCTCGGTCTCGATGCTGCCCATTGCCAGGATGCCCGCGCTGTTGACCAGAACATCCAGCCGACCAAAGCGGGCGACAGTTTGTTCCACAGTTTTCCTCACCGTCTCTTCATCAGTCAGGTCTCCAGGTACGAGCAAGGGCTGCGCAAAGTTACAGACGTGTGTCAACATGGCTCTGAAGGAGACGTTTTATCCCCCGCCGCTGAATGCCAAGGTGGAgcgattttgttttttcttgtgttgttgtgtgcatgctttcaatgaaacttgtaacaagtaatcattgaatgggcaactacagctgatttaaTTCTGGAATCAATTCAAGTTGTtgtctgccacagctacttATTGTGGgagatctttgcttcaaacttcagctttaacagtttgagtcaactctgttaccaaaatatctcatgaaccgcagcgcagattttaatgaaacatttgcaATATTGCCAGAGATTTTGCGCAAgattatttttgaggtttgaccaaaatggctacaacgttatttctcatcataatttgatcttagattaaaactttgacatgcattccttcaaggaatggcaggcctttaattattagtggatttaaatgtatttttgcagtACTGCACAAAGGCCGAACAAATATTTTGGTTTCCAAAAATTTGTCTAAAATTAAGTGTATAAAActtgtgctatttttttttgacatattAAAATCTTTGAAGCATGTCTAAAAATGATATGTCACATTTTATAATTACAAGTCTATTTAGTTACATTTGCTGTTCTGGTTTTGCTCTGgatgttttaagttttatgtcACGTCGTGTACATTCCCAGATTGAGTTGAATTTCGACAGACGTACCTCTGCAGATCCACAGTCCACGCACTGTTTAGCCACTTTATTCAGGTTTTCCATGTCGCGGCCGTTCAGAGCCAACAGAGCTCCGAGTTTAGCGAACATGAGGCTCGTACCTGCGCCGATACCCGAACTGGCTCCCGTTATCAGGGCCACTTTCCCCCGCAGGGAGGACacctgcaaaataaataaatgaaataaaaataaaacatgtggaTCAGGACACTAACGTCATACTAACCTAACCTAGCACAAGTTAGCTGCTAATAGGActgttgtttatgtaaaaagaataaatagttaaaattaaaaacacatactTACTTTAAATGCGTCGTTTGAAGCCATTCCTGCGAGTTCAGCACTTTTCGTCCGCTGCTGATGACGTAATCAGACGCGACGGCaacatgtttacatttcatAATGGACTACATGTACACAACATTAAATGACTCAAATAGCATAGAAATATAGAACAAAAGTTTATTTCGTACAAAACAATTGCAATGTATTTatcaacagatttattacaatgaaaaaaaattaacaagcagtgatttaaaatgtcaacatgtttcattttttgattCAATTGTGAATACAAGaggaataattttatttcaaattttctgTCACATCAATATgggtttaaaaagagcaaagagTTAGAAAGCGGAGAAAGCATCACCCTGAATTTTTCATCATGttacaaaagtaaaagtttctACTCCACAGACAGCAACTTCCAACTTCCTTTTTCTAAGACAACTCAGAACTCTGCAGCTTCACAAGCCAGTTTGTCTGCCCTGAAAATATCTGGTGGTTTTCTCTCCACTTTTTACCCTTTTTGACAAGTAATTAATTTTAACCTAGGCAAGGCACCGTGCACTGTATCAAGTGGCCTATTGGTCCCATGTCtgaatttctaaaaataaagtcaactaTCCAGCAAAAGGGTTAGCATGAAGGGTCACGTCCTTTATCCTGTTGTCGGTCAGCGGTCGGAACGTCTTTTCGTTTACAGGCAGCTTCTCCAGTTCATCCAGTGTTTCCAAGCCATCAATGATCCTACGTGACAAAAAGAGTGAGGACAAAATCAACTGAGAATGAAAAGTGGTCattttatgtataaaatataAGAGCTTTATAAGAGCAAAATTCTGATActtataaacaaaatatatattatcaACTAATCACTAATGTGTCCTACACTCA is a genomic window containing:
- the zgc:101858 gene encoding 3-oxoacyl-[acyl-carrier-protein] reductase FabG codes for the protein MASNDAFKVSSLRGKVALITGASSGIGAGTSLMFAKLGALLALNGRDMENLNKVAKQCVDCGSAEPLLVPGDLTDEETVRKTVEQTVARFGRLDVLVNSAGILAMGSIETEELAQYDKVMNVNVRSVYHLTQLCVPHLIKTKGSIVNVSSVNGQRSFPGVLAYCMSKSAIDQFTRCVALELASKQVRVNAVCPGVIITEVHRRAGLDDDQYAQFLEKCKQTHALGRPGEVEEVAHSIAFLASDAASFITGVTLPVDGGRHAMCPR